The sequence GACGGTTAACAAAGTTGATTTCTCGTCGAAGCCGTTTAAGGTAATCACCGATTCGAGAACTGTTCTCGCTGACTCTGTGATCGTTTCGACTGGAGCTGTAGCGAAACGTCTTAGCTTCACTGGATCTGGTGAAGGCGATGGTGGTTTTTGGAACCGTGGTATCTCCGCTTGTGCTGTTTGCGACGGAGCTGCTCCGATTTTTAGGAATAAGCCTCTTGTGGTTATTGGTGGTGGTGATTCGGCCATGGAGGAAGCTAATTTCCTCACTAAGTATGGATCTAAGGTTTATATTATCCATAGAAGGGATACGTTTAGGGCGTCTAAGATTATGCAGCAGAGAGCTTTGTCTAACCCTAAGATTGAAGTCATTTGGAACTCTGCTGTGGTGGAAGCTTATGGAGATGAAAACGGACGTGTTCTTGGAGGGTTGAAGGTGAAGAACGTTGTTAGTGGAGAGGTTTCAGATCTTAAGGTGTCTGGATTATTCTTTGCTATTGGTCATGAGCCAGCGACCAAGTTTTTGGATGGCCAGCTTGAGCTTGATGAAGATGGTTATGTTGTGACCAAGCCTGGTACCACAAAGACGAGCGTCGTTGGTGTATTCGCTGCTGGAGATGTTCAAGACAAGAAGTATAGACAGGCCATCACTGCTGCAGGAACTGGTTCGTTctctaacttttcttttttcacatttCGGAAAAATGAGTTTAGCTCTTTGAAATCATTACTGGAATCTATCAGAGTATCTGATAATACTACTTGATGCCTTATAGGATCATGTTATAAGAGTAGTTAGGTATCTCATTATGTGAACAATTGTTTAAACGtttatgattgttgtttgattgatcTGTTCAAGAGGAGTCAGGTTTTTGAAAGTCATTAGCTTTTAATGATGAACTCCTTTCATTTCTCAAAGTAGTTTGCTTTGTATATCGTTTGATTCACTTAACATAGTCTTCGACGCATGCTTTTGGATTTGTGTTTGCTATAGAGTGGTCTTGGGTTGCGAACGAAACTTTGAGTTCATATTGATCATGTGTTTGCGGTTTTAGACTATCTGCGTTCATTCTCATTTTATAGAAGACTGGTACTAGTCATTAGAGAGCCTGGAAGTCAAGTGATATGTGCTTGTTACTTAATACCATTATGTATTATTGACTATTTGTGTTTGCTGTAGTGGTCTTGTGTTGTGCCTTTGTTTTCGGTTGAAGGCTATCTGCGTAGGAAATTCTTAATACTCTTTAGAAGACTAGTAGGGTCTTGATAGCCTGCAGGGGAAACTAAAATGTTTTCAAGGATATCGTTATAAGATttgttatctaaatattacaaTAACAAGCCGACACATTTAGCTATTTACACGGCATGGTGTGTGGTCTTAAATTGACTCAAGCTGAAATCAAATTGTTCTTGGCGGTCTAGACTCTAGAAGTGATTATGTGTTTCCATCAAACCCATTCAAATGTTTATCACCTTTCGCTTTGTGTCATGAATAAGAAAGACCAAGTTTAATAAACAACTTTATGAATGGTGCAGGGTGCATGGCGGCATTGGATGCAGAGCATTACTTACAAGAGATTGGATCTCAGGAGGGTAAAAGTGATTAGAGAAGGTGTAGGAGAAGAATCCATTTACAAGTTGCTCGATCACTTCCTCTCCCCTTATTATTTGCTTTGTcatttttaaaaccaataaagaattgatcaagaaaaaaaaaaacaataaagaatcGGATTGATCTCACAAAGACAATCTGAGTAGAGTTTTGTTATTTGCCTTTGTTTGCAGTTGGATTTTGTGCCGAATTAAATAAACTCTTTAGTTGTCGCTGCTTCGACCCATTGCTTTTTAAGATTTGTTCCATTGCTTTTTAAGATTTGTTCCTTACGTGAGAgtactttttatatttatcttgGTTATGTAACCACCTCTCAGGCCTATTCGTTTGCTAATTCAATGGTCCTGGTCCTTCTGAATGAGAAATGAACCAACCAGATGTTCATTTTTGTCTCAAAATTAgggtaatatttataaattaaaaattttagatcAATAAATTAGGCTATGCTATGATGGTTTTATCGGAAATACtactttattataattattggttttatCGTAATGATATAGAGCACAATTGGTTTAAACGGAGTATGTGTTTTAAGAAGAGTAGTTGTGGTTGCACATGCGGAAGTTTGCGAAAGCAGGGGGTTTGGTTCATAGCATTATTAGGTGTTTTGGATAATTAATTTAGAGATTGAAAATTGGTGTGTTATCACAATATTGAGG comes from Camelina sativa cultivar DH55 chromosome 19, Cs, whole genome shotgun sequence and encodes:
- the LOC104767045 gene encoding thioredoxin reductase 2-like, producing MCWISMSQSRFIIKSLLSSVGGGFLLGSALSTPPSFATASSSPSHSAEMGTHKTKVCIVGSGPAAHTAAIYAARAELKPLLFEGWMANDIAPGGQLTTTTDVENFPGFPDGILGAEIVEKFRKQSERFGTEIFTETVNKVDFSSKPFKVITDSRTVLADSVIVSTGAVAKRLSFTGSGEGDGGFWNRGISACAVCDGAAPIFRNKPLVVIGGGDSAMEEANFLTKYGSKVYIIHRRDTFRASKIMQQRALSNPKIEVIWNSAVVEAYGDENGRVLGGLKVKNVVSGEVSDLKVSGLFFAIGHEPATKFLDGQLELDEDGYVVTKPGTTKTSVVGVFAAGDVQDKKYRQAITAAGTGCMAALDAEHYLQEIGSQEGKSD